A single Mercenaria mercenaria strain notata chromosome 9, MADL_Memer_1, whole genome shotgun sequence DNA region contains:
- the LOC123547963 gene encoding uncharacterized protein LOC123547963: MTGKRSILLFIAFLCVFLFVSFARGSRKKGVAAWAGDFRCDDFKVLNNLSWWYDWKNDLTTYDAHVTNVCPASNVAVPQFIPMVWKSKWDNRTHLNFTRHTHFVLGYNEPDREDQANLTPQQVADIWPDIEKQSHGRLLVSPAVAVHDFKWYDEFFRLCNNCRIDHIAAHAYSCNANHIMSYLEKLYHRYHKKIWLTEFACPHATDDQPQLHLMQTLLPKLEAANYVFRYAWFMARVKRVFGDGFINPAAGLLRNDSSTLTRIGHFYNNFHAHGHNPQVVG; encoded by the exons ATGACAGGAAAACGttcaattttactttttattgctTTTCTCTGTGTTTTTCTCTTTGTCAGTTTTGCACGGGGATCTCGGAAAAAGGGCGTGGCTGCATGGGCGGGTGACTTCCGCTGTGATGATTTCAAGGTCTTAAACAACTTGTCATGGTG GTATGACTGGAAGAATGACCTCACCACTTACGACGCTCACGTGACAAACGTTTGCCCTGCCTCTAATGTCGCCGTACCACAGTTCATACCAATGGTTTGGAAGTCAAAATGGGACAACCGTACGCACTTAAATTTCACTAGACACACCCATTTTGTTCTCGGCTACAACGAACCTGACCGTGAAGATCAAGCTAACTTGACACCACAGCAAGTAGCTGATATATGGCCCGATATTGAAAAGCAATCGCACGGAAGGCTTTTAGTCAGTCCAGCAGTTGCAGTCCACGATTTCAAATGGTACGATGAGTTCTTCCGCCTCTGCAATAACTGCCGAATAGATCATATTGCCGCGCATGCATACAGCTGCAATGCCAACCACATAATGTCATACCTGGAAAAGCTGTATCATAGATACCACAAAAAGATTTGGCTCACAGAGTTTGCATGTCCTCACGCCACTGATGACCAGCCACAGCTCCATCTAATGCAAACTTTACTCCCAAAATTAGAGGCTGCAAACTACGTCTTCAG ATACGCTTGGTTCATGGCTAGAGTAAAGCGTGTGTTCGGAGATGGCTTCATAAATCCGGCCGCTGGGCTCTTGCGCAATGATTCATCTACACTGACCAGAATTGGACATTTCTACAATAACTTTCACGCCCACGGACATAACCCGCAAGTTGTTGGATAA
- the LOC123547098 gene encoding cell growth-regulating nucleolar protein-like, with protein MTVKLFELIKQDNFLSNGFHVKDPNLASQVWDMLMANTENKKQVRSKFGNKNGQVGTDEKEEVGENTENQSGSDEDTEQPAKKKFKTKFNWNDIIVEVLQTKGPEMKTKKLRKKVLAEYLSQGCSEKSEEKLWARFEKKLKKIPEVKVIGDKVKLKNAS; from the exons ATGACTGTAAAGCTATTTGAACTTATCAAACAGGAC aattttctGTCAAATGGTTTTCATGTGAAGGATCCAAACTTAGCCTCTCAGGTCTGGGATATGCTGATGGCAAACACAGAGAATAAGAAACAGGTGAGATCAAAGTTTGGAAATAAAAATGGTCAAGTAGGGACTG ATGAAAAAGAGGAGGTTGGAGAAAATACAGAAAACCAGTCTGGTAGTGATGAGGACACGGAACAGCCAGCaaagaagaaatttaaaacaaaatttaactgGAATGACATAATTGTAGAAGTTCTGCAAACAAAGGGAcctgaaatgaaaacaaagaaattgaGAAAAAAG GTTCTTGCAGAATACTTGTCACAAGGGTGTTCAGAAAAGTCAGAGGAAAAACTCTGGGCCAGATTTGAGAAGAAACTGAAGAAGATACCAGAAGTTAAAGTTATAGGAGACAAAGTGAAGCTTAAAAATGCATCCTAG